Proteins encoded by one window of Actinocorallia herbida:
- a CDS encoding glucose 1-dehydrogenase, translated as MGQLDGKVVLISGGARGMGKAHVRRLTSEGAKVVFGDVLEEEGAALAAEIGDSALFTRMDVTSPADWDTAVSLAVKTYGGLHGLINNAGVIKVKYIEDMEVAEFQRVLEINLVGQWLGVKAVIPAMREGGGAIVNVSSTEGFVSSAGYSAYSASKFGVRGLTKTAARELGKYNIRVNSIHPGGIFTAMSLDPDVVAEAAPKADAFLANLPLGRMGNTHEVSGLITYLVSDDSAYVTGAEIVIDGGMITGAGF; from the coding sequence ATGGGCCAGCTCGACGGAAAGGTCGTCCTCATCTCCGGAGGGGCGCGCGGCATGGGCAAGGCCCACGTGCGGCGCCTCACCTCCGAAGGCGCGAAGGTCGTCTTCGGCGACGTCCTGGAAGAGGAGGGCGCGGCGCTGGCGGCCGAGATAGGCGACAGCGCGCTCTTCACCCGCATGGACGTCACCAGCCCTGCGGACTGGGACACCGCGGTGTCCCTCGCGGTGAAGACCTACGGCGGCCTGCACGGGCTGATCAACAACGCGGGCGTCATCAAGGTCAAGTACATCGAGGACATGGAGGTCGCCGAGTTCCAGCGGGTCCTGGAGATCAACCTCGTCGGGCAGTGGCTCGGCGTCAAGGCGGTCATCCCGGCGATGCGCGAGGGCGGCGGCGCCATCGTCAACGTCAGCTCCACCGAGGGCTTCGTGTCCTCCGCGGGCTACTCGGCCTACAGCGCCAGCAAGTTCGGCGTCCGCGGCCTCACCAAGACCGCGGCCCGCGAACTCGGCAAGTACAACATCCGGGTCAACTCCATCCACCCCGGCGGCATCTTCACCGCCATGTCCCTCGACCCGGACGTCGTCGCCGAGGCCGCCCCCAAGGCCGACGCCTTCCTCGCCAACCTCCCCCTGGGCCGGATGGGCAACACCCACGAGGTCTCCGGCCTCATCACCTACCTCGTCTCCGACGACTCCGCCTACGTCACCGGCGCCGAGATCGTCATCGACGGCGGCATGATCACCGGCGCCGGCTTCTGA
- a CDS encoding acetate--CoA ligase family protein: MGHLPEPAGHLPEHEVKALVSGFGVRVPRGAHVPADGDVRAAAADLTPPLVVKAYGPELLHKSDAGAVALGNASAEEAAAAAAGMLARGVPAEGFLVEEQAAPGVEVIIGAVRDPAFGPVLLVGLGGVLTEVLDDAALRLLPVTEADVRGMLGELRGKALLEGYRGRPGVDLDALVKTVLAVADALGSPAFEGFAEFELNPVICSPDGVIAVDARLVPGSREGEEGTSHRAAAVPSHRGTRETTGSVANRTVTFDALFAPRAVAVVGASTKKPNFGNMFLGFYQKVFSGPIYAVHPTAPSIDGVPCVKSLAEADVDYALVAVPASQCADVVAQASGIPFVQVMSGGFGETGDASAEAALLAAVPPGTRLLGPNCMGVYSPAGGQTFLGGTQGPPGTVSVVSQSGGLAGEVIKVGERRGLAYSKVATVGNSLDVTPADLLAYLGEDPSTSAIGLYLEDPRDGVALRTALAACPKPVVALVGGRSAQGREAASSHTGGMIGDGRVWTALSRQTGLALVTCQDDLVGVLDFFDRHAGRAVPEGDDGVLVIGPSGGASVLAADTFDAAGLRLDGFPAEARDALRALGLGAGTSLANPLEVPVGPRADPALVARAVTAILAHRAYPDVVAHVNAQSFFTFGDSVEPLLAYTRAVADLQRALPHTRVTLVLRNGECAPAGVEDAVRAAAREGGVPLYRGMEAAAAAISAAASALRGRRKASPRQSNGDH, encoded by the coding sequence ATGGGGCACCTTCCCGAGCCCGCTGGGCATCTTCCGGAACATGAGGTCAAGGCGCTCGTCTCCGGCTTCGGCGTACGCGTCCCGCGCGGCGCGCACGTGCCCGCCGACGGGGACGTGCGCGCGGCCGCGGCGGACCTGACGCCGCCGCTCGTCGTCAAGGCGTACGGGCCCGAACTGCTGCACAAGAGCGACGCCGGAGCAGTCGCGCTCGGCAACGCCTCCGCGGAGGAGGCCGCCGCCGCGGCGGCCGGCATGCTCGCGCGCGGTGTCCCCGCCGAGGGGTTCCTCGTCGAGGAGCAGGCCGCGCCGGGCGTCGAGGTCATCATCGGCGCGGTCCGGGACCCGGCGTTCGGCCCGGTCCTGCTCGTCGGGCTCGGTGGTGTCCTCACCGAGGTGCTGGACGACGCCGCGCTGCGGCTGCTGCCGGTCACCGAGGCCGACGTGCGCGGCATGCTCGGCGAACTGCGCGGCAAGGCCCTGTTGGAGGGCTACCGGGGCCGTCCCGGCGTCGATCTCGACGCGCTGGTGAAGACCGTGCTCGCGGTCGCCGACGCGCTCGGTTCGCCCGCGTTCGAGGGCTTCGCGGAGTTCGAGCTGAATCCCGTGATCTGCTCCCCGGACGGGGTGATCGCGGTGGACGCTCGGCTCGTTCCGGGAAGCCGGGAAGGCGAAGAGGGGACGAGCCACCGCGCCGCGGCCGTCCCCTCGCATAGAGGGACGCGCGAGACGACCGGTTCGGTGGCTAACCGAACGGTGACATTCGACGCACTGTTCGCGCCGCGTGCCGTCGCGGTCGTCGGGGCGTCCACCAAGAAGCCGAACTTCGGGAACATGTTCCTCGGCTTCTACCAGAAGGTCTTCTCCGGACCCATCTACGCGGTCCACCCTACGGCCCCGTCCATCGACGGCGTCCCGTGCGTGAAATCCCTCGCGGAAGCCGACGTGGACTACGCGCTCGTCGCGGTGCCCGCGTCCCAGTGCGCGGACGTCGTCGCGCAGGCTTCCGGCATCCCGTTCGTCCAGGTGATGAGCGGGGGCTTCGGGGAGACCGGGGACGCCTCGGCCGAAGCCGCGCTGCTCGCCGCGGTGCCGCCGGGCACACGGCTCCTCGGGCCCAACTGCATGGGCGTCTACTCCCCCGCCGGAGGCCAGACCTTCCTCGGCGGCACGCAGGGTCCGCCCGGGACCGTCTCGGTGGTCTCGCAGTCCGGAGGGCTCGCAGGAGAGGTCATCAAGGTCGGCGAACGCAGGGGGCTGGCGTATTCGAAGGTCGCCACCGTCGGCAACAGCCTCGACGTCACGCCCGCCGACCTTCTGGCCTACCTGGGCGAGGACCCCTCGACGTCGGCCATCGGCCTCTACCTTGAGGACCCGAGGGACGGCGTCGCCTTGCGCACCGCCCTGGCGGCCTGCCCCAAGCCCGTCGTGGCGCTCGTCGGCGGACGCAGCGCGCAGGGCCGCGAGGCGGCCTCCTCGCACACCGGCGGCATGATCGGCGACGGCCGGGTGTGGACGGCGCTGTCCCGGCAGACGGGCCTCGCGCTCGTCACCTGCCAGGACGACCTCGTCGGCGTCCTCGATTTCTTCGACCGGCACGCCGGGCGCGCCGTGCCGGAAGGCGACGACGGCGTCCTGGTGATCGGGCCGTCCGGCGGGGCCAGCGTCCTCGCCGCCGACACCTTCGACGCGGCGGGCCTGCGCCTCGACGGCTTCCCCGCCGAAGCCAGGGACGCGCTGCGCGCCCTCGGTCTCGGCGCGGGCACCTCCCTGGCCAACCCGCTGGAGGTGCCCGTGGGGCCGCGCGCCGACCCCGCGCTCGTCGCCCGGGCCGTCACCGCGATCCTGGCGCACCGCGCGTACCCCGACGTCGTCGCGCACGTCAACGCGCAGAGCTTCTTCACCTTCGGCGACAGCGTCGAACCCCTGCTCGCCTACACCCGGGCCGTCGCCGACCTCCAGCGCGCGCTGCCGCACACCCGCGTCACGCTCGTGCTGCGCAACGGCGAATGCGCGCCCGCAGGGGTCGAGGACGCGGTGCGCGCCGCGGCCCGCGAAGGCGGCGTCCCCCTCTACCGCGGCATGGAGGCCGCGGCGGCCGCGATCTCCGCCGCCGCGTCGGCCCTCCGCGGCCGCCGCAAGGCATCCCCCCGGCAATCGAACGGAGACCACTGA
- a CDS encoding class I adenylate-forming enzyme family protein codes for MTHSPFSNYAYAILTANALRTPGKTALTYCGTRSFTYAELNRNVNRVAHALLAAGVSPGVRVASLMNETLHVAEVYLAQMKIGSIVSALNPYWSADTLRQVVEASEATVFVYDATVADLVGQVRGALPNVKLWIKVGGPGEAVPGGENTVDLDALASGASEEEPPYGGHGSDPLALFYTSGTTGLPKPVVHTHFSAISIAQIWTDVATAEDSVTGTGAIIWGIGFPALVGPAFYAGQKLVLEQDWSPATFTQVVPRERVTHVSLIPSFFSALLGSDDHESADLSSLRAIILGGEPLLPALRDRIKARFPDAAIYSYYGQTEAPYTVFGRQDDGSQPITASGRARKGSAVKVTGPDGERLVGEVGEINLTGPNMMTGYDGLPEKTAESLRDGWFVGGDLGIITEDGTLSVLGRRDDAILKGGQWSQPAQIEEKAVEVPGVAEAGAVGVPAHAESGAAEQKILLAVVPRAGTSLDGEAVLAALAATLPAHQLPDAVVVAAELPHTTDGSGGPGKLLRRGIRDEFAEVLG; via the coding sequence GTGACGCACTCCCCGTTCTCGAACTACGCCTACGCCATCCTCACGGCGAACGCCCTGCGCACCCCCGGCAAGACCGCGCTCACCTACTGCGGCACACGGTCCTTCACCTACGCGGAGCTGAACCGGAACGTCAACCGGGTCGCCCACGCGCTGCTCGCGGCGGGGGTCTCCCCCGGTGTCCGGGTGGCGTCGCTGATGAACGAGACCCTGCACGTCGCCGAGGTCTACCTCGCGCAGATGAAGATCGGGTCGATCGTCTCCGCGCTGAACCCGTATTGGTCCGCGGACACCCTCAGGCAGGTCGTGGAGGCGTCCGAGGCGACGGTCTTCGTCTACGACGCGACCGTGGCGGACCTCGTCGGGCAGGTGCGCGGCGCGCTCCCGAACGTCAAGCTGTGGATCAAGGTGGGCGGCCCGGGAGAGGCCGTCCCAGGCGGGGAGAACACCGTCGACCTCGACGCGCTCGCCTCCGGCGCCTCCGAGGAGGAGCCCCCCTACGGCGGCCACGGGTCCGACCCCCTCGCGCTCTTCTACACCAGCGGGACCACGGGCCTGCCCAAGCCGGTCGTGCACACGCACTTCTCCGCGATCTCCATCGCGCAGATCTGGACCGACGTGGCGACGGCCGAGGACTCCGTCACCGGGACCGGCGCCATCATCTGGGGCATCGGCTTCCCCGCGCTCGTCGGGCCGGCCTTCTACGCGGGCCAGAAGCTCGTCCTGGAGCAGGACTGGAGCCCTGCGACCTTCACCCAGGTGGTGCCGCGCGAGCGCGTCACGCACGTGTCGCTCATCCCGTCGTTCTTCTCGGCGCTGCTCGGCAGCGACGACCACGAGAGCGCCGACCTGTCGTCGCTGCGGGCCATCATCCTCGGCGGGGAGCCTCTGCTGCCCGCCCTGCGCGACCGCATCAAGGCCCGCTTCCCGGACGCCGCCATCTACTCCTACTACGGCCAGACGGAAGCGCCCTACACGGTCTTCGGCAGGCAGGACGACGGCTCCCAGCCCATCACCGCCTCCGGACGCGCCCGCAAGGGCTCCGCGGTGAAGGTGACCGGCCCGGACGGGGAAAGGCTCGTCGGCGAGGTCGGCGAGATCAACCTGACCGGCCCCAACATGATGACGGGCTACGACGGCCTCCCGGAGAAGACCGCCGAGTCCCTGCGCGACGGCTGGTTCGTCGGCGGCGACCTCGGGATCATCACCGAGGACGGCACCCTGTCGGTCCTCGGCCGACGCGACGACGCCATCCTCAAGGGCGGCCAGTGGTCCCAGCCCGCGCAGATCGAGGAGAAGGCCGTCGAGGTGCCCGGCGTGGCCGAGGCGGGCGCCGTGGGCGTCCCCGCGCACGCCGAGAGCGGCGCGGCCGAGCAGAAGATCCTGCTCGCGGTCGTGCCGCGCGCCGGGACCTCGCTGGACGGGGAGGCGGTGCTCGCCGCGCTCGCCGCGACGCTGCCCGCGCACCAGCTGCCCGACGCGGTCGTCGTCGCCGCCGAGCTGCCGCACACCACCGACGGGTCGGGCGGTCCCGGCAAGCTGCTGCGCCGGGGCATCCGCGATGAGTTCGCCGAGGTGCTCGGCTAG
- a CDS encoding VOC family protein, producing the protein MTRIGNVMYPAKDLAAAVAFYRDGLGLAVKFADGDRFAALDGGGTTFALVGAEEDLAGAVAASFKVEDVPATVARLTGAGAELVRGPEEGPHEVRALLRDPAGNPFVVYSAR; encoded by the coding sequence GTGACCCGCATCGGCAACGTCATGTACCCCGCCAAGGATCTCGCCGCGGCCGTCGCGTTCTACCGCGACGGGCTCGGCCTGGCCGTCAAGTTCGCCGACGGCGACCGTTTCGCCGCGCTCGACGGCGGCGGCACCACCTTCGCGCTGGTCGGCGCCGAGGAGGACCTCGCCGGAGCCGTCGCGGCCTCCTTCAAGGTCGAGGACGTGCCCGCCACCGTCGCGCGCCTCACCGGCGCGGGGGCCGAGCTCGTGCGCGGGCCGGAAGAAGGACCGCACGAAGTGCGCGCCCTTCTGCGCGACCCGGCCGGGAACCCCTTCGTCGTCTACTCCGCCCGCTGA
- a CDS encoding Zn-ribbon domain-containing OB-fold protein has translation MDPARPVPAPSPLTEPYWAACRRGELALQRCADCTRFVHLPETSCPYCGGTNLPFTPVSGYGSVHTFSTVHRTFLPGFTPPYTVAWIDLAEGVRAFGTLHAAEPAIGMPVRVCFDDLPGFGPVPSWRPA, from the coding sequence ATGGACCCCGCACGCCCCGTCCCCGCGCCGAGCCCGCTGACAGAGCCCTACTGGGCGGCCTGCCGGCGGGGCGAACTCGCGTTGCAGCGCTGCGCCGACTGCACCCGGTTCGTCCACCTTCCCGAGACGTCGTGCCCCTACTGCGGCGGAACGAACCTGCCGTTCACCCCGGTTTCCGGATACGGCAGCGTGCACACGTTCAGCACGGTCCACCGGACGTTCCTGCCGGGCTTCACCCCGCCCTACACCGTCGCCTGGATCGACCTCGCCGAGGGAGTCCGCGCCTTCGGCACGCTGCACGCCGCGGAACCCGCGATCGGGATGCCCGTCCGCGTCTGCTTCGACGACCTCCCCGGCTTCGGCCCCGTCCCCTCCTGGAGACCCGCGTGA
- a CDS encoding cysteine hydrolase family protein: protein MPLDLSELAAPGSTAVLVMEMQRGVLGDIARFPGLREICAERGTVAATARVLAAARAAGVPVIQCTAAFRADRAGSHTTNTPFLRNLLRDPAHMLEGTPAIEVLPELAAAGDLENRRYHGFTPFTGTTLDQVLRSLGVTTVVGVGVSLNLAIPGLCSEAVALGYRVVVPVDAVAGIPAEHGDAVLAHTISLLATRTTADDLAKAWSPTDGAAP from the coding sequence GTGCCCCTCGATCTCAGCGAACTCGCCGCCCCCGGCAGCACCGCGGTCCTGGTCATGGAAATGCAGCGCGGCGTCCTCGGGGACATCGCCAGATTCCCCGGACTCCGCGAGATCTGCGCCGAGCGCGGCACCGTCGCCGCCACCGCGCGGGTCCTCGCCGCCGCACGCGCCGCGGGCGTGCCCGTCATCCAGTGCACCGCCGCCTTCCGCGCCGACCGCGCCGGCAGCCACACCACGAACACGCCCTTCCTGCGCAACCTCCTGCGCGACCCCGCGCACATGCTGGAGGGCACCCCCGCGATCGAGGTGCTGCCCGAGCTCGCCGCCGCGGGCGACCTGGAGAACCGCCGCTACCACGGCTTCACGCCCTTCACCGGGACCACCCTCGACCAGGTGCTGCGCTCCCTCGGCGTGACGACGGTCGTCGGCGTCGGCGTCTCCCTGAACCTCGCGATCCCCGGGCTGTGCTCGGAGGCCGTCGCCCTCGGCTACCGCGTCGTGGTCCCGGTCGACGCGGTCGCGGGCATCCCCGCCGAGCACGGCGACGCGGTCCTCGCGCACACGATCTCCCTGCTCGCCACCCGCACGACCGCCGACGACCTCGCCAAGGCCTGGTCCCCGACCGACGGAGCAGCCCCGTGA
- a CDS encoding SDR family NAD(P)-dependent oxidoreductase, whose product MTFPGLDLPGRTALVTGGAGGIGRAICRDLAALGARVLIADLDADAAASFAKELPDAAGLAVDLADPASIDALAERAGPVDVLVHNAGISIVEPFTESDPAAWDLMWKVNLRAPMQLTKALLPGMVERGWGRLVFVSSDGARAGSGGEGAYGATKAGLFGLAKSLAREAARGGVTSNIVCPGPTDTPMVREVAKAHPDLLDKLAKGIPLRRIGTPEDVAGLIAYLCTDRAGYITGQTLSVSGGITMQ is encoded by the coding sequence GTGACCTTCCCCGGACTCGACCTGCCCGGCCGCACCGCCCTGGTGACCGGCGGCGCGGGCGGCATCGGCCGCGCGATCTGCCGCGACCTCGCCGCCCTCGGCGCCCGCGTCCTCATCGCAGACCTCGACGCCGACGCCGCGGCCTCCTTCGCCAAGGAGCTCCCCGACGCCGCGGGCCTCGCCGTCGACCTCGCCGACCCCGCCTCGATCGACGCCCTCGCCGAGCGCGCCGGACCCGTCGACGTCCTGGTGCACAACGCAGGGATCTCCATCGTCGAGCCGTTCACCGAGAGCGACCCGGCGGCCTGGGACCTCATGTGGAAGGTCAACCTGCGCGCCCCGATGCAGCTCACCAAGGCGCTGCTGCCCGGCATGGTCGAGCGCGGCTGGGGCCGCCTCGTCTTCGTCTCCAGCGACGGCGCGCGCGCGGGCTCCGGCGGCGAAGGCGCCTACGGGGCGACGAAGGCCGGCCTGTTCGGCCTCGCCAAGTCCCTCGCCCGCGAGGCGGCCCGGGGCGGCGTGACCAGCAACATCGTCTGCCCCGGCCCCACCGACACCCCCATGGTCCGCGAGGTCGCCAAGGCCCACCCCGACCTCCTCGACAAACTCGCCAAGGGCATCCCGCTGCGCCGCATCGGCACCCCCGAGGACGTCGCAGGGCTGATCGCCTACCTCTGCACCGACAGGGCCGGCTACATCACCGGCCAGACCCTGTCGGTCAGCGGCGGCATCACCATGCAGTGA
- a CDS encoding serine hydrolase domain-containing protein yields MGFVDGHCDPAFQGVREVFEEQFAAGRQVGAAVAVVVGGRPVVDLWGGTADGRTGRLWERDTRCVAFSCTKAVTATAALLLAERGEVDLTAPVTDWWPEFGGQGKDAVTGEHLLSHQTGLPAFARPVTPEEATDPAAMAALLAGQTPEWTPGDGHGYHALTYGWLAGEIVRRNAGVTVGEFVRREFAPDLWIGAPPEVIAQAARLGGRPAPAGGADPVARPKTDDLLHRLAEAYMDPVSRMNRALHNPRTSFNNPLVLAGGWPAAGMLAAPRDLAAFYDRLVRGEILRPDTLADATRTRVDGPDRTLLVNTAFGLGYMRPNVNFRVPGEGRRTAFGHSGAGGSLGLGDPAAGLAFAFIPNLMGDAIGGDLRSFELLKAAYAALG; encoded by the coding sequence ATGGGCTTCGTCGACGGACACTGCGATCCGGCCTTCCAGGGCGTCCGCGAGGTGTTCGAGGAGCAGTTCGCCGCGGGCCGGCAGGTCGGCGCGGCGGTGGCGGTGGTCGTCGGCGGGCGGCCCGTGGTGGACCTGTGGGGCGGCACCGCCGACGGGCGCACCGGGCGGCTCTGGGAGCGTGACACACGCTGTGTGGCGTTCTCGTGCACCAAGGCCGTCACCGCCACCGCGGCGCTGCTGCTCGCCGAGCGCGGCGAGGTCGACCTCACCGCCCCGGTGACGGACTGGTGGCCGGAGTTCGGCGGCCAGGGCAAGGACGCGGTCACGGGTGAGCACCTGCTCAGCCACCAGACCGGCCTCCCCGCCTTCGCCCGCCCGGTCACCCCCGAGGAGGCGACCGACCCCGCGGCGATGGCCGCGCTGCTCGCCGGGCAGACCCCGGAGTGGACGCCCGGCGACGGCCACGGCTACCACGCGCTCACCTACGGCTGGCTCGCGGGCGAGATCGTCCGCAGGAACGCGGGCGTGACCGTCGGGGAGTTCGTGCGCCGCGAGTTCGCGCCCGACCTGTGGATCGGCGCGCCGCCCGAGGTCATCGCCCAGGCCGCCAGGCTCGGCGGACGGCCCGCCCCCGCGGGCGGCGCCGACCCCGTCGCCCGGCCCAAGACCGACGACCTGCTGCACCGCCTCGCCGAGGCGTACATGGATCCCGTATCGCGGATGAACCGGGCGCTGCACAACCCGCGCACGTCCTTCAACAACCCGCTCGTGCTGGCCGGCGGCTGGCCCGCCGCGGGCATGCTCGCCGCGCCGCGCGACCTCGCCGCCTTCTACGACAGGCTCGTGCGCGGGGAGATCCTGCGCCCGGACACCCTCGCCGACGCCACGCGGACCAGGGTCGACGGCCCGGACCGGACGCTCCTGGTGAACACCGCCTTCGGCCTGGGCTACATGCGTCCCAACGTGAACTTCCGCGTCCCCGGGGAAGGCCGCCGGACGGCCTTCGGCCACTCGGGCGCGGGCGGCTCGCTCGGCCTCGGCGACCCCGCGGCCGGCCTCGCCTTCGCCTTCATCCCCAACCTCATGGGCGACGCGATCGGCGGCGACCTCCGCTCCTTCGAACTCCTCAAGGCCGCCTACGCCGCCCTGGGCTGA
- a CDS encoding cyclase family protein codes for MTPAEAQQTPQGSHNWGRWGEKDEKGALNLLSPEVVLAAVGTVTEGRILQLALPIKGSTSGPAPTTVPHLRGRPLPQHFMSVDGADYVAGTRPVGAGLRMADDAIIVTPHGTTTHMDALCHMWAGDSLYNGHPASRVRSYGATRCGIDKAGPVVARASFFDIPALRGVPYLAAEERITVADLEACGADVRPGDVAMIRTGWPLAWAESPEKYWSGQPGLSAEAGRWLADRDIAMVASDNSAISALNAHQGADESLDDDLHLLFLWRHGIHLAEMLWLEELSGAGRTHFLFVAAPLNIEGGTASPITPLAVL; via the coding sequence ATGACACCGGCTGAAGCGCAGCAGACCCCCCAGGGATCGCATAATTGGGGCCGTTGGGGAGAAAAAGATGAAAAAGGGGCACTTAATCTGCTCAGCCCCGAAGTGGTGCTGGCCGCCGTGGGCACCGTCACCGAGGGCCGGATCCTCCAGCTCGCCCTGCCGATCAAGGGCTCGACCTCCGGCCCCGCGCCCACCACGGTCCCGCACCTGCGCGGGCGGCCCCTGCCCCAGCACTTCATGTCGGTCGACGGCGCCGACTACGTCGCGGGCACCCGGCCCGTCGGCGCGGGCCTGCGCATGGCCGACGACGCCATCATCGTCACCCCGCACGGCACCACCACCCACATGGACGCGCTGTGCCACATGTGGGCCGGGGACTCCCTCTACAACGGGCACCCCGCCTCCCGCGTCCGCTCCTACGGGGCCACCCGGTGCGGCATAGACAAGGCCGGGCCTGTGGTCGCCCGCGCGTCGTTCTTCGACATCCCCGCCCTGCGCGGCGTCCCTTATCTCGCCGCCGAAGAGCGCATCACGGTCGCCGACCTCGAAGCCTGCGGCGCCGACGTCCGCCCAGGCGACGTAGCGATGATCCGCACAGGCTGGCCCCTTGCCTGGGCCGAATCACCCGAGAAGTACTGGTCCGGCCAGCCCGGCCTCTCCGCGGAGGCGGGGCGCTGGCTGGCCGACCGCGACATCGCCATGGTCGCCTCGGACAACTCCGCCATCAGCGCTCTCAACGCCCACCAAGGCGCCGACGAATCCCTGGACGACGACCTCCACCTGCTCTTCCTCTGGCGCCACGGCATCCACCTCGCCGAGATGCTCTGGCTCGAAGAGCTGTCCGGGGCGGGCCGCACCCATTTCCTGTTCGTCGCGGCCCCGCTGAACATCGAAGGCGGCACCGCGAGCCCGATCACCCCGCTCGCCGTCCTGTGA
- a CDS encoding AMP-binding protein, which yields MSLIHELTLGDVLGEHRRGRPLDVAAVDGAVRLTYPALDARVNRLAGALAGAGVQRGERVLWLGQNSFRILELLLACGRLGAVLCPANWRQTSDELGFVLGDLEPKVVVWEESEAVAQARAESPVKAAWVQAGLEYEEFLAAHPDDEPSAPVDGGEPVLALYTAAFDGRPHAALLSHRALIAHAEALLHQREMRDGFAFLACGPMFHVGTTMFVLATFLLGGKNVFTPAYEPQEVCRLIDAESCTQAFLFGPMIDGLVAANADGEYDLSSLRFVAHSPAWDAMITVDDSPWCSSKMGGYGQTEVGGMLTFLGLAPGGAGPAGRAGTLAAIRLLDAAGREVPAGEVGEICARGWSVFSGYHNRPELNEAKFRGGWHHTGDLGRREPDGTLTFIGPKLRMIKSANENIYPAEVERALKSHPSIADAAVIGVPDERFGQTVKAVVVLAEGASETEESVIEHVRGEIASYKKPRHVAFVAEIPKKGYTPDYDALDAAHGGGNYPGSS from the coding sequence ATGTCCCTGATCCACGAGCTGACGCTCGGCGACGTCCTCGGCGAGCACCGGCGCGGCCGTCCCTTGGACGTCGCGGCGGTCGACGGTGCCGTCCGGCTCACCTATCCCGCGCTGGACGCCCGGGTGAACCGGCTCGCGGGCGCGCTGGCCGGGGCCGGGGTGCAGCGCGGCGAGCGGGTGCTGTGGCTCGGCCAGAACTCCTTCCGGATCCTCGAACTGCTGCTGGCCTGCGGCAGGCTCGGCGCGGTGCTGTGCCCGGCCAACTGGCGGCAGACCTCGGACGAGCTGGGCTTCGTCCTCGGCGACCTGGAACCGAAGGTCGTCGTCTGGGAGGAGTCCGAGGCGGTCGCGCAGGCGCGCGCTGAGAGCCCGGTCAAGGCCGCGTGGGTGCAGGCGGGCCTGGAGTACGAGGAGTTCCTTGCCGCCCATCCGGACGACGAGCCCTCGGCGCCGGTAGACGGCGGCGAGCCTGTGCTCGCGCTCTACACCGCGGCCTTCGACGGGCGCCCGCACGCGGCCCTGCTGTCGCACCGCGCGCTGATCGCGCACGCCGAGGCGCTGCTGCACCAGCGGGAGATGCGCGACGGGTTCGCGTTCCTGGCGTGCGGCCCGATGTTCCACGTCGGCACCACGATGTTCGTGCTCGCGACGTTCCTGCTCGGCGGCAAGAACGTCTTCACGCCCGCCTACGAGCCGCAGGAGGTGTGCCGTCTCATCGACGCCGAGTCGTGCACGCAGGCGTTCCTGTTCGGCCCGATGATCGACGGCCTCGTCGCGGCCAACGCCGACGGCGAGTACGACCTGTCGTCCCTGCGCTTCGTGGCCCACTCCCCCGCGTGGGACGCGATGATCACCGTGGACGACTCGCCGTGGTGCTCGTCCAAGATGGGCGGCTACGGGCAGACCGAGGTCGGCGGCATGCTGACCTTCCTCGGCCTGGCCCCGGGCGGCGCGGGCCCGGCCGGACGCGCGGGCACCCTCGCCGCGATCCGGCTCCTCGACGCCGCCGGCCGGGAGGTCCCGGCCGGTGAGGTCGGCGAGATCTGCGCGCGCGGCTGGTCGGTCTTCAGCGGCTACCACAACCGGCCCGAGCTGAACGAGGCCAAGTTCCGCGGCGGCTGGCACCACACCGGCGACCTCGGCCGCCGCGAGCCCGACGGCACGCTGACGTTCATCGGCCCGAAGCTTCGGATGATCAAGTCGGCGAACGAGAACATCTACCCGGCCGAGGTCGAGCGCGCGCTGAAGAGCCACCCGTCGATCGCCGACGCCGCCGTCATCGGGGTGCCGGACGAGCGGTTCGGCCAGACGGTGAAGGCCGTCGTGGTCCTTGCCGAAGGCGCGTCGGAGACCGAGGAGTCGGTCATCGAACACGTCCGAGGCGAGATCGCCTCCTACAAGAAGCCCCGCCACGTCGCCTTCGTCGCGGAGATCCCGAAGAAGGGCTATACGCCGGACTACGACGCCCTCGACGCCGCGCACGGCGGTGGCAACTACCCCGGCTCGTCCTGA